The following proteins are encoded in a genomic region of Montipora foliosa isolate CH-2021 chromosome 8, ASM3666993v2, whole genome shotgun sequence:
- the LOC137968554 gene encoding uncharacterized protein → MIPYVCNVIYTVLKDDYLACPQSELEWLNIAKEFKDRWQFPNCLGAGPEYQFLFVDVGCQGSVSDGGVFCRTSLWKAIEENSIYLPQAKPLSQNPDPVFEDTSDMNIDYFFVCDDAFPLGLHLMKPYSKRHLSEERRIFNYRLSRARRVSENAFGILAARFGVLHTMMRLSSDKATKVVLACYALHNMLVSKFSRSYCPPGSIDYENENGDVITGSWRENGSSN, encoded by the exons ATGATTCCCTATGTGTGTAATGTCATATATACTGTGCTAAAAGATGATTATTTAGCCTGCCCACAAAGTGAGCTGGAGTGGCTTAACATTGCCAAGGAATTTAAAGATAGGTGGCAGTTTCCAAACTGTCTAGGTGCCG GCCCTGAATATCAATTCCTTTTTGTGGATGTTGGGTGCCAGGGAAGTGTCAGTGATGGTGGTGTATTCTGCAGAACCTCACTGTGGAAAGCAATAGAGGAGAACAGTATTTATCTTCCTCAGGCAAAACCACTGTCACAAAATCCAGATCCTGTCTTTGAAGACACCAGTGATATGAACATTGACTACTTTTTTGTTTGTGACGATGCTTTTCCTTTGGGACTGCACCTTATGAAGCCTTACTCTAAGCGGCATTTGTCAGAAGAGAGGAGAATCTTTAACTACAGGTTATCACGAGCAAGAAGAGTTAGTGAAAATGCATTTGGTATACTGGCTGCTAGATTTGGTGTTCTTCACACAATGATGCGCCTTAGTTCTGATAAGGCAACCAAAGTAGTTCTGGCTTGTTATGCACTTCATAACATGCTGGTTTCCAAATTTTCACGTTCCTACTGCCCCCCTGGTAGCATTGATTATGAAAATGAGAATGGTGATGTTATAACTGGTTCATGGAGAGAAAATGGCAGCAGCAATTAA